The Toxorhynchites rutilus septentrionalis strain SRP chromosome 3, ASM2978413v1, whole genome shotgun sequence genome includes a region encoding these proteins:
- the LOC129773392 gene encoding uncharacterized protein LOC129773392 — protein sequence MTLRKSAQHLKSLLRKRENILGSARLIEQFNADYDASKANQLQIRIERLNQLWDKFEDTEDEIEAFEDQEEGFSEIRQEFQNLYFELKSSLVSKIPIPARAPSSPPAAHSSTFCVPPANHLVSVKLPEIKIPEFGGKSDEWFEFRDLFKSLVHTNSQISAVQKLHYLRSALKGEASRLISSLTITSDNYSIAWKTISDRYENKNFLVKQHMSAILKIPHVRKDSAFGLAELADEFNRHFGILDKLESAEAHWNSFLVERLSNLLDEKSLLDWESQCEENQVPQYQNLLNFIHKRSRTLQMCKSTHSQLTTNPTKPVKIKSSTHVASENIIKCPNCKQTHALSQCELFLKLKPNSRLDFVKKHQLCINCLRGGHMARDCRSSLCRTCTKKHHSLLHLPPIASVPAVIEEEESALSTCTAVCSTESFVHPVNTSYSVSFAPSVVPSRNSPQPYGSSVGSSLSKSSAVGNPSLSSSINSVHRSESEPLSCPQASTHRKSYEMRGSQSNFVSESLCQKLGLKRNRINLPKTVLGYVVCGKYSTPSVGTVACHVVTEQDLNSQLERMWEVENLDVGKSFTREEQDVKDYFLRTVNRDVAGRYTVRLPFRESIVPLLGDSYEPALRRFVQMEKRFVRDRTLYDEYVKFMDEYERLGHMEVSSVEGPQYFLPHHAVHRPESSTTKIRIVFDASRKGSGSLSLNEVLHAGPTVQPPLLSTILNFRMYQYVFTADAEKMFRQIWVDPEDRKFQQIIWRRDPSLPLEIYRLKTVTYGLAVPSC from the exons ATGACTCTGCGGAAGAGCGCGCAGCACTTGAAAAGTCTGCTTCGGAAGCGAGAAAACATCCTTGGTTCTGCTAGACTTATCGAGCAGTTTAATGCAGATTATGATGCAAGTAAGGCTAATCAGCTACAGATACGTATCGAGCGGTTAAACCAACTGTGGGACAAGTTTGAAGACACCGAGGATGAAATTGAAGCATTCGAAGACCAGGAAGAAGGGTTTTCGGAAATTCGTCAGGAATTCCAGAATCTTTATTTCGAACTCAAATCATCTCTAGTGAGTAAAATTCCGATTCCCGCACGAGCACCCTCGAGTCCCCCTGCTGCTCATTCATCGACATTTTGTGTACCCCCTGCTAACCACTTGGTGTCCGTCAAGCTACCCGAAATAAAAATTCCCGAATTTGGAGGGAAATCCGACGAATGGTTTGAATTCCGCGATCTATTTAAATCGTTGGTTCACACTAACTCTCAAATTTCCGCGGTGCAAAAACTTCACTACCTACGTAGCGCATTGAAGGGTGAAGCATCGCGATTAATTTCTTCGCTTACAATAACATCGGATAACTATTCTATTGCTTGGAAAACAATTAGTGATCGTTACGAAAATAAAAACTTCCTTGTCAAACAACATATGTCCGCTATTCTGAAGATTCCTCATGTCAGAAAGGATTCGGCTTTTGGTCTTGCCGAACTCGCTGATGAATTCAACCGACACTTTGGCATCCTGGACAAGCTTGAGTCTGCCGAGGCTCACTGGAACTCATTTTTGGTTGAGCGTTTGAGTAACTTATTGGATGAAAAGTCTTTGTTAGATTGGGAGTCTCAGTGCGAGGAGAATCAGGTTCCGCAGTATCAAAACCTATTAAATTTTATACACAAACGTTCACGTACACTACAAATGTGCAAATCTACGCACAGTCAACTCACCACAAATCCAACAAAACCAGTGAAAATTAAATCATCCACTCACGTCGCCTCGGAGAATATTATCAAATGCCCAAACTGTAAGCAGACACACGCACTATCGCAATGTGAGCTGTTCTTGAAACTGAAACCAAATAGTCGGTTGGACTTCGTCAAAAAACACCAGCTGTGTATCAACTGTCTTCGTGGTGGACACATGGCTAGGGACTGTCGCAGCAGTTTGTGCAGGACATGTACGAAGAAACACCACTCTCTACTCCACCTTCCGCCGATCGCTTCAGTGCCAGCAGTGATAGAAGAAGAGGAATCAGCATTATCAACTTGCACGGCTGTCTGCTCGACAGAAAGCTTTGTCCACCCAGTGAACACTTCGTATTCGGTTTCGTTTGCACCGTCGGTGGTACCTTCGCGCAATTCACCACAGCCATATGGTTCGTCGGTAGGTTCCTCTTTGTCGAAATCGTCCGCCGTCGGTAACCCCTCCCTGTCGTCGTCGATCAATTCGGTACATCGTTCCGAATCAGAACCACTATCCTGCCCTCAGGCATCTACCCATCGAAAAAGCTACGAGATGCG TGGCTCGCAGTCGAATTTTGTGTCAGAGTCATTGTGCCAGAAATTAGGGCTCAAACGTAATCGCATCAATCTACCA AAAACTGTGCTGGGTTACGTGGTGTGTGGAAAATACTCAACACCTTCAGTCGGAACGGTGGCATGCCATGTTGTCACGGAACAAGATTTAAATTCCCAGCTCGAAAGGATGTGGGAAGTTGAAAATCTGGATGTTGGAAAGAGTTTTACGCGAGAAGAGCAAGATGTCAAGGATTACTTTCTTCGCACGGTAAACCGTGACGTTGCTGGTCGTTATACGGTACGGCTTCCCTTCCGTGAATCTATAGTTCCACTGCTAGGAGACTCATATGAACCTGCATTACGTCGTTTTGTCCAAATGGAGAAACGATTCGTTCGTGACAGGACCCTGTATGATGAGTACGTGAAATTCATGGATGAATATGAGCGATTAGGGCACATGGAAGTGAGTTCTGTCGAAGGCCCGCAGTACTTCCTCCCACATCACGCTGTTCATCGCCCGGAAAGCAGCACGACAAAAATCCGCATAGTGTTCGATGCGAGCCGCAAGGGATCGGGCTCTCTTTCCCTCAATGAAGTCCTCCACGCTGGGCCCACAGTCCAACCACCTTTACTCTCCACGATTTTAAATTTTCGGATGTACCAGTACGTGTTTACGGCAGATGCGGAAAAAATGTTCCGCCAAATTTGGGTCGACCCAGAGGACCGCAAATTTCAACAGATCATTTGGCGACGGGATCCGTCGTTACCTCTCGAAATTTATCGATTGAAAACGGTGACCTACGGACTTGCCGTTCCAAGCTGCTAG